The Microcystis aeruginosa NIES-843 sequence CTTGCACGGCTTCTATTATTTAACCAGTCCGGTTATCAACACCAGCACCGCTAATAAGCTGTTCTTTGAATTTGCCCGTTGGCTCAATAGTGACTACACTCCCTTTGTGCAGAACAAAGTTGAGATCTTCAACGGTTCTAGCTGGGTCAATCTTTTGCCTAACAATTTCGACGAGGCTCCAGGAGTCCAAGATAACGCTTGGACCCCTCAACAATTTGATATTAGTGCCTACAAGAGTGCCTCAACTCAAATTCGTTTCGGGTTCAATGTTGGTAGCACTGATGTATTTACAGTAAGTTCGTGGAACCTTGATGATGTCAAAATCTATGGTGATGGGGGGATTACGACAAAATCAATCTCGATCGCCAAAACCACCGATGGTAAGGAAGCAGGTTCAGTAAGCAGTGTCTTTACCCTCACCCGCACCGGCGACCTCTCCAGTGCCTTAACGGTTAACTACACCCTGGCGGGTACTGCTACCCTCGGCAGCGACTACAATGACCCTGGAGCCGGCAAAGCCACCTTTGCGGCAGGTTCCTCCAAAGCCACCATCATCCTGCCCACCATAGATGATAGTGTGGTAGATCCCAGTGAAACCATCATCACCAAAATTACCGCCCCCACCGGCTACACTATTAGTGGACCTGACACGGCGACGGCGACAATCATCGATGACGACCTTGGCACCCTCACTCTGGGGAAAACCACCGATGGTAAGGAAGCAGGTTTAGTAAGCAGTGTCTTTACCCTCACCCGCACCGGCGACCTCTCCAGTGCCTTAACGGTTAACTACACCCTGGCGGGTACTGCTACCCTCGGCAGCGACTACAATGACCCCAGTTTAGGCCAAGCCACCTTTGTGGCAGGTTCCCCCACTGCTACCATCACTCTGCCCACCATAGATGATAGTGTGGTAGATCCCAGTGAAACCATCATCACCAAAATTACCGCCCCCACCGGCTACACTATTAGTGGACCCGACACGGCGACGGCGACAATCATCGATGACGACCTTGGCACCCTCACTCTGGGGAAAACCACCGATGGTAAGGAAGCCGGTTTAGTAAGCAGTGTCTTTACCCTCACCCGCACCGGCGACCTCTCCAGTGCCTTAACGGTTAACTACACCCTGGCGGGTACTGCTACCCTCGGCAGCGACTACAATGACCCCAGTTTAGGCCAAGCCACCTTTGTGGCAGGTTCCCCCACTGCTACCATCACTCTGCCCACCATAGATGATAGTGTGGTAGATCCCAGTGAAACCATCATCACCAAAATTACCGCCCCCACCGGCTACACTATTAGTGGACCCGACACGGCTACGGCGACAATCATCGATGACGACCTTGGCACCCTCACTCTGGGGAAAACCACCGATGGTAAGGAAGCCGGTTTAGTAAGCAGTGTCTTTACCCTCACCCGCACCGGCGACCTCTCCAGTGCCTTAACGGTTAACTACACCCTGGCGGGTACTGCTACCCTCGGCAGCGACTACAATGACCCCAGTTTAGGCCAAGCCACCTTTGCGGCAGGTTCCCCCACTGCTACCATCACTCTGCCCACCATAGATGATAGTGTGGTAGACCCCAGTGAAACCATCATCACCACAATTACCGCCCCCACCGGCTACACTATTAGTGGACCTGACACGGCGACGGCGACAATCATCGATGACGACCTTGGCACCCTCACTCTGGGGAAAACCACCGATGGTAAGGAAGCAGGTTTAGTAAGCAGTGTCTTTACCCTCACCCGCACCGGCGACCTCTCCAGTGCCTTAACGGTTAACTACACCCTGGCGGGTACTGCTACCCTCGGCAGCGACTACAATGACCCCAGTTTAGGCCAAGCCACCTTTGCGGCAGGTGCGGACAAAGCCACCATCATCCTGCCCACCACCGACGATATTGTGGTAGACCCCAGTGAAACCATCATCACCACAATTACCGCCCCCACCGGCTACACTATCAGTGGACCCGACACGGCGACGGCGACAATCATCGATGACGACCTTGGCACCCTCACTCTGGGGAAAACCACCGATGGTAAGGAAGCCGGTTTAGTAAGCAGTGTCTTTACCCTCACCCGCACCGGCGACCTCTCCAGTGCCTTAACGGTTAACTACACCCTGGCGGGTACTGCTACCCTCGGCAGCGACTACAATGACCCCAGTTTAGGCCAAGCCACCTTTGCGGCAGGTGCGGACAAAGCCACCATCATCCTGCCCACCATAGATGATAGTGTGGTAGACCCCAGTGAAACCATCATCACCACAATTACCGCCCCCACCGGCTACACTATTAGTGGACCCGACACGGCGACGGCGACAATCATCGATGACGACCTTGGCACCCTCACTCTGGGGAAAACCACCGATGGTAAGGAAGCAGGTTTAGTAAGCAGTGTCTTTACCCTCACCCGCACCGGCGACCTCTCCAGTGCCTTAACCGTCACCTACACCCTGGCGGGTACTGCTACCCTCGGCAGCGACTACAATGACCCCAGTTTAGGCCAAGCCACCTTTGTGGCAGGTTCCCCCACTGCTACCATCACTCTGCCCACCATAGATGATAGTGTGGTAGATCCCAGTGAAACCATCATCACCAAAATTACCGCCCCCACCGGCTACACTATTAGTGGACCCGACACGGCGACGGCGACAATCATCGATGACGACCTTGGCACCCTCACTCTGGGGAAAACCACCGATGGTAAGGAAGCAGGTTTAGTAAGCAGTGTCTTTACCCTCACCCGCACCGGCGACCTCTCCAGTGCCTTAACGGTTAACTACACCCTGGCGGGTACTGCTACCCTCGGCAGCGACTACAATGACCCCAGTTTAGGCCAAGCCACCTTTGCGGCAGGTGCGGACAAAGCCACCATCATCCTGCCCACCACCGACGATATTGTGGTAGACCCCAGTGAAACCATCATCACCACAATTACCGCCCCCACCGGCTACACTATTAGTGGACCCGACACGGCGACGGCGACAATCATCGATGACGACCTTGGCACCCTCACTCTGGGGAAAACCACCGACGGTAAGGAAGCAGGTTCAGTAAGCAGTGTCTTTACCCTCACCCGCACCGGCGACCTCTCCAGTGCCTTAACGGTTAACTACACCCTGGCGGGTACTGCTACCCTCGGCAGCGACTACAATGACCCCAGTTTAGGCCAAGCCACCTTTGTGGCAGGTTCCCCCACTGCTACCATCACTCTGCCCACCATAGATGATATTGTGGTAGACCCCAGTGAAACCATCATCACCAAAATTACCGCCCCCACCGGCTACACTATCAGTGGACCCGACACGGCGACGGCGACAATCATCGATGACGACCTTGGCACCCTCACTCTGGGGAAAACCACCGATGGTAAGGAAGCCGGTTCAGTGAGCAGTGTCTTTACCCTCACCCGCACCGGCGACCTCTCCAGTGCCTTAACGGTTAACTACACCCTGGCGGGTACTGCTACCCTCGGCAGCGACTACAATGACCCCAGTTTAGGCCAAGCCACCTTTGCGGCAGGTGCGGACAAAGCCACCATCATCCTGCCCACCACCGACGATATTGTGGTAGACCCCAGTGAAACCATCATCACCACAATTACCGCCCCCACCGGCTACACTATTAGTGGACCCGACACGGCGACGGCGACAATCATCGATGACGACCTTGGCACCCTCACTCTGGGGAAAACCACCGATGGTAAGGAAGCCGGTTTAGTAAGCAGTGTCTTTACCCTCACCCGCACCGGCGACCTCTCCAGTGCCTTAACGGTTAACTACACCCTGGCGGGTACTGCTACCCTCGGCAGCGACTACAATGACCCCAGTTTAGGCCAAGCCACCTTTTTG is a genomic window containing:
- a CDS encoding Calx-beta domain-containing protein yields the protein MPSLADSLSFDGAFPITADLTGSGDLSVSIETPPLGVLNSNSSPSTVSSEAPTVSASPTAKSSPLFPAPLSINSSRYSTSPGLGLASVPAAAPVTTSPGLGLASVPTAAPVTSELEPAATRTLAPHAPNQLIVKFKQGIASAQVAQFQSLFGAVRTQTIKLTGAQVWKLSGSLSVEKILAQYRSNPIFEYIEPDYIRTVGAFTPQATFPNYPSFNQLWGLHNTGQNGGTPDADIDAPEAWDIQTGNPNLVIGVIDTGVDYNHQDLVGNIWTNPGEIANDGIDNDGNGYIDDIRGWDFAYNDNNPSDVYGHGTHVSGTIAGKGNNGVGVTGVAWNAKIMPLKFLNDQGSGSTSNAIKAINYATAKGVKLTNNSWGGGGFSQALYDAINAAGQAGALFIAAAGNSSANADINPMYPAAYNLANIISVASTTRTDALSSFSNYGLTSVDLGAPGSDIYSTTPNNNYATYSGTSMASPHVTGAAALLWSQNPTWTAQQVKNTLMNTGDPLASLAGKTVSGKRLNVFNALGANLPSVTVSVSPASVQEDGTTNLVYTFTRTNLNLSSPLTVNFGASGIANAAPVGSDPADYNVLTGSGVIFDPTTKLGTVTFAAGATTATVVVDPIADTVQENSESVILTVNSGTGYIDGSPNTATGTIISEEGFTTYFSDDFANNTKGWTLGKEWQIGAATTSTGQNYGNPDPGTDNTPTADNGVAGVVIGGNASTALHGFYYLTSPVINTSTANKLFFEFARWLNSDYTPFVQNKVEIFNGSSWVNLLPNNFDEAPGVQDNAWTPQQFDISAYKSASTQIRFGFNVGSTDVFTVSSWNLDDVKIYGDGGITTKSISIAKTTDGKEAGSVSSVFTLTRTGDLSSALTVNYTLAGTATLGSDYNDPGAGKATFAAGSSKATIILPTIDDSVVDPSETIITKITAPTGYTISGPDTATATIIDDDLGTLTLGKTTDGKEAGLVSSVFTLTRTGDLSSALTVNYTLAGTATLGSDYNDPSLGQATFVAGSPTATITLPTIDDSVVDPSETIITKITAPTGYTISGPDTATATIIDDDLGTLTLGKTTDGKEAGLVSSVFTLTRTGDLSSALTVNYTLAGTATLGSDYNDPSLGQATFVAGSPTATITLPTIDDSVVDPSETIITKITAPTGYTISGPDTATATIIDDDLGTLTLGKTTDGKEAGLVSSVFTLTRTGDLSSALTVNYTLAGTATLGSDYNDPSLGQATFAAGSPTATITLPTIDDSVVDPSETIITTITAPTGYTISGPDTATATIIDDDLGTLTLGKTTDGKEAGLVSSVFTLTRTGDLSSALTVNYTLAGTATLGSDYNDPSLGQATFAAGADKATIILPTTDDIVVDPSETIITTITAPTGYTISGPDTATATIIDDDLGTLTLGKTTDGKEAGLVSSVFTLTRTGDLSSALTVNYTLAGTATLGSDYNDPSLGQATFAAGADKATIILPTIDDSVVDPSETIITTITAPTGYTISGPDTATATIIDDDLGTLTLGKTTDGKEAGLVSSVFTLTRTGDLSSALTVTYTLAGTATLGSDYNDPSLGQATFVAGSPTATITLPTIDDSVVDPSETIITKITAPTGYTISGPDTATATIIDDDLGTLTLGKTTDGKEAGLVSSVFTLTRTGDLSSALTVNYTLAGTATLGSDYNDPSLGQATFAAGADKATIILPTTDDIVVDPSETIITTITAPTGYTISGPDTATATIIDDDLGTLTLGKTTDGKEAGSVSSVFTLTRTGDLSSALTVNYTLAGTATLGSDYNDPSLGQATFVAGSPTATITLPTIDDIVVDPSETIITKITAPTGYTISGPDTATATIIDDDLGTLTLGKTTDGKEAGSVSSVFTLTRTGDLSSALTVNYTLAGTATLGSDYNDPSLGQATFAAGADKATIILPTTDDIVVDPSETIITTITAPTGYTISGPDTATATIIDDDLGTLTLGKTTDGKEAGLVSSVFTLTRTGDLSSALTVNYTLAGTATLGSDYNDPSLGQATFLAGADKATIILPTTDDIVVDPSETIITTITAPTGYTISGPDTATATIIDDDLGTLTLGKTTDGKEAGSVSSVFTLTRTGDLSSALTVNYTLAGTATLGSDYNDPSLGQATFAAGADKATIILPTTDDIVVDPSETIITTITAPVGYTISGPDTATATILDNDGNAANNNLVGTGFADALAGVGGNDTLSGLGGNDTLDGGANNDTYLFDTDLVLGSDRVIDASGIDTLNFAATTTKTINLNLGSTVAQTVTAGNLTLTLASATAFENVIGGSLNDNIVGNTLANSLSGGAGNDTLNGGANNDTYLFDTDLVLGSDRVIDASGIDTLNFAATTTKTINLNLGSTVAQTVTAGNLTLTLASATAFENVIGGSLNDNIVGNTLANSLSGGAGNDNLTGGLGKDTLTGSTGLDTLTYNSLGESLLSGFDVIQGYSGTGANLERINAPGSIAAITLTASKGTATSLTEAAIQLVLTNAAFAANTAAAFTVTGQSGTFIALNNGVAGFQAASDAIIQLSGYNIAVATPVVVI